A genome region from Panacibacter microcysteis includes the following:
- a CDS encoding nucleotide exchange factor GrpE produces MEEKEKQTFEQENTVETADFSINADESAAGTTHLNEPMSEQSEIETLRTELQEQKDKYIRLYAEFDNFRRRTSKERLELMQTAGKDVIVSLLDVLDDCDRAEKQMQTTDDVTLIKEGIQLVFNKLRNNLSSKGVKAMESIGQEFDVEKHEAITEIPAPSPELSGKVIDEVQKGYYMNDKIIRFAKVVVGK; encoded by the coding sequence ATGGAAGAAAAAGAAAAGCAAACCTTTGAGCAGGAAAACACTGTAGAAACGGCTGATTTTTCAATTAATGCTGACGAAAGTGCAGCAGGCACCACACATCTGAACGAACCAATGAGCGAGCAATCAGAAATTGAAACACTCAGAACCGAACTGCAGGAACAAAAAGATAAATATATCAGGCTATATGCAGAGTTCGATAATTTTCGCCGCAGAACCAGTAAAGAACGGCTGGAACTTATGCAGACAGCCGGCAAAGACGTGATCGTGTCGTTACTCGATGTATTGGACGATTGCGATCGCGCCGAGAAACAAATGCAAACCACTGACGACGTTACCCTGATTAAGGAAGGCATTCAACTGGTGTTTAATAAACTCAGGAATAACCTCTCCTCAAAAGGCGTAAAAGCAATGGAAAGTATTGGCCAGGAATTCGATGTCGAAAAACATGAAGCCATAACCGAAATTCCGGCTCCTTCGCCAGAGTTATCAGGTAAGGTAATCGACGAAGTGCAAAAAGGTTATTATATGAATGACAAGATCATTCGTTTTGCCAAAGTTGTAGTAGGCAAGTAA
- the dnaJ gene encoding molecular chaperone DnaJ — MKRDYYEILGVSKSATADELKKAYRKVAMQYHPDRNPGDKAAEEKFKEAAEAYEVLSDADKRAKYDRFGHQAFAPGQGGFGGGHASNMEDIFSQFGDIFGDDIFGSFFGGGGRRGGASGGGRPRGVRGSNLRVKLKLTFEEAARGVTKTIKVKKYVGCNTCGGSGAKDKGSVQTCSTCGGSGQVRKVTNTFLGQMQTVTTCPGCNGEGTTITAKCGNCKGEGRVYGEEMVTVDIPAGVQEGMQLSMSGKGNAGERGGAPGDLIILIEEEAHKELQRDGLNVAFELHITFPDAVFGTQVEVPTIDGRAKIKIPAGTQSGKIFRLKGKGFPDVNGYQKGDQLVHVNVWTPQNLTSEEKTVLEKLNSSPNFSPQPGKSEKSFFDRVKEVFS, encoded by the coding sequence ATGAAGAGAGATTATTACGAAATACTCGGTGTTAGCAAATCTGCCACAGCAGATGAGCTAAAGAAAGCATACAGGAAGGTGGCCATGCAATACCACCCCGACAGAAACCCGGGAGATAAAGCTGCAGAAGAAAAATTCAAAGAAGCTGCTGAAGCTTACGAAGTATTAAGTGACGCGGACAAACGTGCCAAATACGATCGTTTTGGGCACCAGGCGTTTGCTCCCGGCCAGGGTGGTTTTGGTGGCGGTCATGCTTCCAATATGGAAGATATTTTCAGCCAGTTTGGCGATATTTTCGGCGATGATATATTCGGGAGCTTTTTTGGCGGTGGCGGCCGCAGAGGCGGAGCGTCTGGTGGCGGAAGGCCGAGAGGAGTACGGGGCAGCAACCTGCGCGTAAAGCTGAAGCTCACTTTTGAAGAAGCCGCCAGAGGCGTTACCAAAACAATTAAAGTAAAAAAATACGTTGGCTGTAATACCTGCGGTGGCAGTGGCGCCAAAGATAAAGGTAGCGTGCAGACATGCAGCACCTGTGGCGGCAGCGGCCAGGTAAGAAAAGTTACCAATACTTTTCTCGGGCAGATGCAGACTGTTACAACCTGCCCCGGCTGTAATGGAGAAGGCACAACAATTACGGCAAAGTGCGGTAATTGCAAAGGAGAAGGGCGCGTGTATGGCGAAGAAATGGTAACTGTTGACATACCTGCAGGCGTGCAGGAAGGCATGCAACTGAGTATGAGTGGCAAAGGAAACGCCGGCGAACGTGGTGGCGCACCCGGGGATCTTATTATTTTAATAGAAGAAGAAGCACATAAAGAGCTGCAGCGAGACGGTTTAAATGTTGCGTTTGAATTGCATATTACTTTTCCCGATGCGGTATTTGGTACACAGGTAGAAGTACCTACAATAGACGGGCGTGCTAAAATAAAAATACCTGCAGGCACACAAAGCGGGAAAATTTTCAGGTTGAAGGGTAAAGGCTTCCCGGATGTAAATGGGTACCAGAAAGGCGATCAATTGGTACATGTAAACGTTTGGACGCCGCAAAACCTTACCAGTGAAGAAAAAACAGTGCTTGAAAAGCTGAATAGCAGTCCCAATTTTTCTCCGCAACCTGGTAAGAGCGAGAAAAGCTTTTTTGACAGGGTGAAGGAAGTGTTTAGTTGA